ACAATGAAGCAGGGAGActtgtaagtaaaaaaaaaaaaaaaaaagttgtctgtaTCCAAAATATCTTCATAATCAGCTCATAATCTACAAAGCTTTAAGGCCCCATTATTCTGCAACcctgagttgtcccattgacttcagcaagactGCTTGCATGAACAAGTACTACTGCATGTGCATAAGGAGCAAGGATTTTGGAATCAGGTCCTAAAATCTGAACATCAGAAAATTATTGCAATAGGCTTCACTTGCACTTCAGTTCGAAGCAAAGCAAACAGCAAATATAGTGACATGCACTGTTTCTCAAGAATTGCAAAACCTAGTCTTTGGAGTCCTGTAGCTAGTAAGCACTTGTTCAGACAGTAAAATAGAGCAAACCCTATTTTCATCTCTTGTCATGTGCAGCTCAAGGCCTTCATTAGGGAGGAAATGTTGTCTGTTGGTTAGAGCAGGGTAGCAGGAGCCAGGCAATTTAGATTCTAACCTTGGCTCTTGCAGGGGgtccctggacaagtcacttaatctttctgtgcctcagtttccctagctttAAAATGAGGATGGCAACATTCAGCATACCTATTTTGTAGGATATATCAAAGCCTAATAATCGGACATAGATACTACAGTGTTGGCACCCTATAATTATTGTAGAGAGGGACTGGTAGATGATATTGGTGAAGTGATTGGATTAAAGATGCTACATAGATTATTAGAATAAATACTTAGATTATCATTCTGTGTCTAAGATTATTTCATATCTTCACGTGTGGAGCTGTCAAACCCGCACCGTTCACGCAGAAGTTATTCAGAGACCTGGGACAGCCCAGGTAATAGCATTACCTTGCCAATGTGCTTCACAGGAGGCCTGGAGAGACTCCAGCTGTTGGGGTAAAGTAGCTCATGCCCATTGAATGTTTACatctctgccagctcccagttAGGGATGGAACATATGTCCatcaggaactggactgagagcaCCAGTTCATTTCATATGGGCCACTACACAGTAATGACTTTCAGCCCCAACTAGCATGAGCTGGATTAGAACTGATGACTGAAAGATGAGCAACCCCTTATGCCACTGAAGTTTTATTGTAACAGACCATGATTGTGCTGCAGTTTTCTGCTGTCCCTAACTGCTCTGCCTTTTCATCCCAGGCTGTGAAAGCAACAATGAAAAGGACGTGTAAGTGCCACGGGGTATCGGGCAGCTGCAGCATCCAGACCTGCTGGCTCCAGCTTGCTGAGTTTCGAGAAATTGGGAATTATCTGAAGATCAAATATGACCAGGCCCAGAAGCTGGAGATGGACAAGAGAAGGATGAGAGCTGGGAATAGTGCCGACAGCCGTGGGGCCACAGCAGAGACTTTCAGCACCGTGCTAGCCACAGAACTTGTCTTCCTGGAAGACTCTCCTGATTACTGCGTCAGGAATGCCAGTCTGGGCCTCCATGGCACCGAGGGGCGGGAATGCCTGCAGAGTGGCAAGAACTTGTCTCagtgggagaggaggagctgcaggaggctctgcactGAGTGCGGCCTGAAAGTGGAGGAGAAGAGGACTGAGATTGTCACCAGCTGCAATTGCAAGTTCCACTGGTGCTGCATGGTGAAATGCCAGCAGTGCAAACAGGTGGTTACCAAGCATTACTGCTCCAGAAGAGATGGCTCGTCTCCCAATACCACCAGGCGGCGGAACAGGGGGCACAAGAGATAATTGGCAACTCACTGCTGTTAACAAGTGGATTCATGACAAAGATCTGCTTTTCCAATTACCCGCGGTTGCCAACTGATCACCAAATTTGAGgttgggaagaaatttccccAGGATCCTGAGGGacatggtggggtgggaggcgcTAATCTTCCTCTTAAAGCGTTAAATGGGGATTGTCCAGGTAGGGTCAGGTGGGTGTATGCCACATGACCGATGTTGTGTGATTACACAGAGCAGGCCATGGGCCCTAGTGGACCTCGGGCCTTCCTGCCTACTTTCCTGGTTTTTATATTTCCTTGTAACACGCTTCTTCCTCGCAGTTACTGTATTTGTGTATCCGGGTAAAGAAGTAGTTTCATTTTTTGGTATATCAGATGACagtctgtgggcctgattcagtTGTCATTTACACCACTGTCAATCTGCAGTAAATCCACTGAGGCAGTGGAGTAACTCCAGGCATCAGTATAACAGAGATCCGATCTCGCTGTTCCAGGCTGAAATCTGGTCTCAGGTACCTATGCGcttccctgttgacttcaatgatgCCGCACAAGCCTAAGAGCGGAATATGAACCTGTGTGGTTGATGCACGTCTTGCTTGtagatatttttaatgtaatactTACGCACTTTCTGATGTGAGAAGGGTCTTCACAACATCATGGTTTATATTGGGACAACTACAACTTTTTTCACCTTAAGTGCTTTCCTAGATTTACAGGCAGTATGTACAGATTTCATGCAATATATATTGTGTTATTTCATCCAATATAAATCAgatggactctctctctctccctctctctatatAAAACTGTCTggggtttatatatatatatctgtatcGGATGAAATAACACAATTTATAGTGCACCAactgaacaaaaaaatcagtAGAGAAGAATTTGGCATCCTCTCTGCATAATATTGATTATTAAGCAAGTTGTATTATTGATTCAACACTCAGTCTGCTGTATATATATTCTGATAGTATCCAAAAGGTTATGATTTTGGACTATATTTTGCAATAAACATTTGAATTAAATCAATGGTTTTTTCCTCCTGGACTCATAAAAGTACAGCATTAACATATTTGTAAAAGAGCCTGCCTCTTTTCCAACAAGTTTTAATTgctaatccaaagcccagtgaagtcaatgggaggcttttCCACTTACTTCAGTTTGCTTTAGCTTAGTCTCTAAATCTCTACAGAGGATTTTATAGTacctatcactgtagtatctaactCTCCCTGAGTACTAAGCATGCAGGCACTGGCTTGCTAAAGTAAATTTTGAAACTCCACGTCTCTTTAATTTGTCTATGGCCTAACGTTCTACAAACAATGCAAACTCCCTTGAGCTTTGATGTGGTAAGTATCAGCACTTGTTGCAAAATTCTTTATTCTAAGGAACAAGATGAGCCCTTTGAACTAGAAGGCATGAGAGAAAACTTGGGGACTGTGGTGAATGTGTCTGCTAAGGTTCCCTGCTGATGCTTCTTATAAACAACCTGATGCCATGCATGCCTGGGAGAACAGGAGGAGACACTTGCTACTGCTGCTTATTTCTTAAGTGTGGATTCTGCGCTCCTCATTTGTGACATTGCAGTTATAATTTTGCCTTTGCTAAAgttaatgggccagattcatccttCCACTGAGTCAACAGGTTTATGCTAGAGATGCCTCAGCCACTTTTTCTAGGGCTTAATTTGCTACTAGTTTTGCCCAAGTCTGAGGGTGACATATGAGGTTTAATCaggaagcaaaatattttaaaagtatttatttgTCTGTTTTCAAATTGGCTGACTCCCTTGATATACAATGAAAATAGCTAagttaataaatacattaatcaAGTGATCAACCAGTCCCCAGCAATAACCCCTTGCTCCTGCAGGAGGGACATTAAAATACAGAGATATTGACCTTTAAAGATcaggtctgtttttttttaaatcattgcaCTGTGATAAGGTTTTTTAACAAATGGCCAGAGCTGTCTGATATGCCCTACACAAGGAGCTGGCCCTTCGAGTGCTTGTGTGGAAGCAGATTGACACAATAAACATTGGGGTCCCCAAAAAAAGAGATGACCCCAGGAAGAGCCGAGAGAAGGAAGTGTGCCATGTGCACCCAATTGTGAgactgaaggcttgtctacactactgcttaagtcaatgtaccgtatgtcgctcaggggtgtgaaaaaaagcCACACTCGAGCGACGcaagttacatcgacttaaaTGCTGTCCAGACTGCACTGTCGGTGGGAGAATCTCCAGCTGACATATAGCTTCTCCCTCTCGCTGAGGTGGTATACCAaagggagagcactctcctgtagACGTAGCgcgtcttcaccagacgcactacagcggcacagctgcatcgggGCAGGTGCACTGATGTATCgtggtagtgtagacttgccctaagaCCAAAAGTTTTAACAGCAGCTTGGGGAAGGTTTTCTACCAGAAATCACATAAAGGGGCTTTGTTTTTGCTAGGGGGAGTGGGGAGATTGAGGATGTGTATGTGAGAGCACTGTTTTATGCAGATCACAAGACAGCTATTCACTAGGCtagggttttcaaaagcatctaaggggGCTAGGCTCTTCTGGGGTTGTGAAATCCTATAGACTTTGGCAACTTGCTCCCTTAGGCACCTTGGAAACCCCAGTCTGTAAGATCTGAGCCCTTTTGTATTTTATTCTCCTTAGAGCAACTCTTCATTTAAATCCAAGTTTCTCACTCCTTGttcctccagaatttataatCATGTTATTGGTCTAATTtgggccctgagcctgcaaacTGTTATGAAAGTGCTTACCTTCATACGtctaaatagtcccattgacttcaacagggctacTCACAGGTACAGTTTTTCCCCCAGTCCCTTATTACAAGGGACATCCCTTACTTCTTCATCTCAGTACAACAAGAttgggagttgctgagtgctgcagaaAGCAACAAGAAATACCCCTGCGAATGTAGGTGAGTGCTATGTATAATTATTATTGGTGATTATGATAATATTGGGAGGATGGATGGGGCGGGGGTGATAAGATAAGTCCTTTCTTGTTGAAATACAATGTTGACAACCCTACTCACAGGCCAAAAGTAAAATTCATctgtgtctgcaggatcaggactgtGGACTGTTAGCTGCTTGAGGCAGGGATCAATTGAAATTCCAGTAATTTGCACTGGcccagttccactgatttcaatggggttgtACCTGAGAACATAATATGGCTCCATCATGTTTTCCCATTTATGTAGAACCATGCAAACCAATATTACTCTATAAAGAACAAATAATCAGGCACTGAATAATCCTGCACTTTCAAGATGTTCCAACCAAAGGCATAAAGATAATTAATTTCGCCAGAGTTAAAGTATTATTTGAAGAGGTAATATTGATGTCCGTTTCTTAGTCATTAGGAAAGACCTTAAGACACAAATGATAAACCCATTAAGTAAAGCTCATATTACTATCTTTCAGTATTCTGTCTCCGTCCATCTTGTTGCTTAGATACAATTCTCAATCAATCCCTGCCAGATTCAGTAAGAAACAATAGAAATTTAAGATCATCTCAATCCATCAGCACACTGACAGAGAGCCATTACACCCCAGGGCACTATTACTCACTTTCAACAATATTCACATTTGCAAATGTCATGTATACAAGTTGTCACATTCTAATAGTCCTTGAGGTTGCTCCCGAGACCCAGTCCTGCAGACCGATTTAATTCTTTGAAAGGCAATTGTACCTGAATTGCTGCCCAGTTTGCTACATTTTGTCAGGCAAAATTTCATATAAGATAGGATgtccaaaatcttttttttttttttttttttaaagattacaaTAAGGCCTGCAATTTTCTGTTCGCAAACCTTCCATCTCAAACTACATCGAGGGAGAAAACATTTGCTGAGACCAATGGTTACAGAGTCACCACATTTAAAGTCAGCTCAGACCTAGAGACCTGATTCTCAATGTCTCATAAGGTCATTTTATGTTACTAGAGCAAAGGTGACAAAGTGACTTCAAAGCTGCCCTAAAGAGGCAGCTGAGTATTGCCATGGTGTAAGGAGTCCTTATAGGCAGCTTTACACTGCCTGCTTCCACCACTCAGCACTGGGGAGCTTGTTGAGGCCATCTAGAAGACACAGGAAAAGGATGTTCTTCTGAGACGGAAAGGGGGGTGATAGGGACTTGAGGAGGCAGAATTGGAGCAGGACGTTTCACTGACCTTCACCCAGGGGATGAGTCTTACGGAGTTGTTCTAGCCAGAGTAACTAAGAGCAGCCCTGGACATGGAGCCTTCAGAATCTGACAGTTTTTACAAGGAATTTCATGTGGAATACATTTGATATGGGAAAAGTAATGTATTTTATAAGTGGTTTCATGACTAGACTTTTGAGTGGCCTAAAGCAGTGATTATATATCTTCAGCATGCACAGATACACGGTGTTGTGGGTTTATGCCCCTCTTCAGTGTGCTGTTAGTGGCTTTTATtgtacaaaatcaaaattttttgtACTCCATATTTAGTGAttaaacagagttttaaaaataaactgagtaaaattcatccctggtgcaacTTCACTGACTGGAATGGGGTTGCATCAGGGATATATTTGGCCCAGTATATTTAAGTCATACTGAGCTATAGAATAGtttgaaaaatagttttttgttttgtgctagTCCCCCGTCAGGGCTGAAGGCCCCTTTGTGCTATGTGCTGTACACAGGTATAATGAACAAAAGATCTCTATCCCAGGAGTTGCAGTCTACATGGACAGACAACAGGTGAAGACAAAAGTAGGGTGGCATAAGCCATTGGCTGAAGGCAGAGAAGATAAAAGTCAGTTCATATGTTGGTTTGTTTTATACAGTGAACAGGCTGAATCAAGAAGTtttctgggtctctggtaactgCTAGTTTAAGGTCAAAACTCTCCTCTCAGCTCTGTGCAGTGGTTCTTGAATCTCTTCTCCAAAGTTGTGCTCCCTGTCCACATACAGAACTCTCGTCAATGTCAatgagggtgggtgggtgtgagggtgtgtgtgtgtgagagagaacacacacTTCCAGGGGGACTCGTGGCACCAGACTCCAACACCTTTGCTACTTCCCTACCAAACCATCTCCTCACAGGCTGGAATGAGTCACTATAAAGCCACTCTGCTTGGGAATTCCCACTGAACCCAATGGGACAGCTACCCAAGCCAGCTGCAGAATCACAACCTTCATGTTCATATTGGGGTCAGTTCTGTTTACACTGGTGTGTGATTAGAGTTGGGCCCACTGGGAATGAAAAATAAGTCCACTGAAACAAAGAGTCACATCTGCATAAAACCATTGTAAGTGAGATCAATATCAGGCAGGTGGAATTAAGAGGAGCTTTTGCTACTGACTGCAAAGAGAATGGGATTGGGCCTGTTGCATATAACAGGTGCATGAGGGGTGGGTCCTGAAATAGCTAGTGTGA
This sequence is a window from Chelonoidis abingdonii isolate Lonesome George chromosome 7, CheloAbing_2.0, whole genome shotgun sequence. Protein-coding genes within it:
- the WNT8A gene encoding protein Wnt-8a, translated to MTGPKAYLTYSTSVAVGAHSGIEECKHQFTWERWNCPESALQLSTHNRLRSATRETSFVHAISSAGVMYTLTRNCSMGDFDNCGCDDSRNGRVGGRGWVWGGCSDNVEFGERISKLFVDALETGQDARALMNLHNNEAGRLAVKATMKRTCKCHGVSGSCSIQTCWLQLAEFREIGNYLKIKYDQAQKLEMDKRRMRAGNSADSRGATAETFSTVLATELVFLEDSPDYCVRNASLGLHGTEGRECLQSGKNLSQWERRSCRRLCTECGLKVEEKRTEIVTSCNCKFHWCCMVKCQQCKQVVTKHYCSRRDGSSPNTTRRRNRGHKR